The following proteins are encoded in a genomic region of Actinomycetota bacterium:
- a CDS encoding beta-ketoacyl-ACP synthase 3 has product MAVGIAGIGAHLPERAVSNDELAATLDTSDAWVRDRTGIGQRHLAADHVATSDLALAAGKAALADADLAAADLGAVIVATCTPDHTLPATATLVAARLGTTAPAFDLNAACSGFVYGIRLAAGLVAAGGGPVVLIGAETLSRIIDWTDRSTAVLFGDGAGAVVLAAGAGTVGPFDLGADGDLAELLIVPAGGSRTPRSSEPRDHLLHMHGREVYRHAVRRMAASSLAVLDAAGLTPDDVDLFVGHQANARILDAVTARVGIDPARAHVTVDRHANTSAASIPLALADAAAAGRIAPGARVLVTAFGGGLTWGSALLSGWEVGP; this is encoded by the coding sequence ATCGCCGTGGGGATCGCGGGCATCGGGGCACACCTGCCCGAGCGCGCCGTTTCCAACGACGAGCTCGCGGCGACCCTTGACACCTCCGACGCGTGGGTCCGCGACCGCACGGGCATCGGTCAACGCCACCTCGCGGCCGACCACGTCGCGACCTCGGACCTCGCGCTCGCCGCCGGGAAGGCGGCGCTCGCCGACGCCGACCTCGCCGCGGCCGACCTCGGCGCCGTCATCGTGGCCACCTGCACGCCCGATCACACCCTGCCGGCGACGGCGACGCTGGTCGCGGCTCGCCTGGGTACCACCGCCCCGGCCTTCGACCTGAACGCGGCGTGCTCGGGCTTCGTGTACGGGATCCGGTTGGCTGCCGGGCTGGTCGCCGCCGGAGGTGGGCCGGTCGTGTTGATCGGCGCCGAGACGCTCAGCCGCATCATCGACTGGACCGACCGCTCGACCGCCGTGCTCTTCGGTGACGGCGCCGGTGCGGTCGTGCTCGCCGCCGGTGCGGGCACGGTCGGCCCGTTCGACCTCGGCGCGGACGGCGACCTCGCCGAGCTACTGATCGTCCCCGCCGGCGGGTCGCGCACGCCCCGTTCGAGCGAGCCCCGCGACCACCTCCTGCACATGCACGGCCGGGAGGTGTACCGCCACGCGGTCCGGCGCATGGCGGCCTCGTCGCTGGCGGTGCTCGACGCAGCGGGACTGACGCCCGACGACGTCGACCTGTTCGTCGGACACCAGGCGAACGCCCGCATCCTCGACGCCGTCACCGCACGGGTGGGCATCGATCCGGCTCGTGCTCACGTGACCGTCGACCGGCACGCCAACACCTCCGCGGCCTCCATCCCGCTCGCGCTGGCCGACGCCGCCGCCGCCGGTCGGATCGCGCCCGGGGCACGGGTCCTCGTGACCGCGTTCGGTGGCGGCCTGACGTGGGGCTCCGCGCTGCTGAGCGGATGGGAGGTGGGGCCGTGA
- a CDS encoding ACP S-malonyltransferase — MAELRTAFLFPGQGSHAAGMVSAWDGHATAKRTIDEISEIVGRDLRALGDDAEACARTAVAQPAVYAVSIAAWRALTETGISPVLVAGHSLGEVAATVAAGSLSVRDGALLALERGAAMAAACAGAPGTMTALLGLDDETVEAVLAATPEVTVANRNAPGQVVLSGPHAALDAAVERAREAGARVLPLTVEGAFHSPAMTPAMVRVDAHLRRTDLTDPAVDLLSGVDARVLTTGGAVRRGLTEGVLAPVRWREVQDRLATFDLDLVVEVGPGGVLRGLARRSLRGTDAISIDTPQSLASLADRLADRALVPTGANR, encoded by the coding sequence GTGGCTGAGCTGCGGACCGCGTTCCTCTTCCCCGGCCAGGGTTCTCACGCCGCCGGCATGGTCAGTGCGTGGGACGGCCACGCGACCGCGAAGCGGACCATCGACGAGATCAGCGAGATCGTCGGTCGGGATCTGCGCGCACTGGGGGACGACGCCGAGGCCTGCGCCCGCACCGCCGTTGCGCAACCCGCCGTCTACGCGGTCAGCATCGCGGCGTGGCGTGCGCTGACCGAGACGGGCATCAGCCCGGTCCTCGTCGCCGGTCACAGCCTGGGCGAGGTCGCGGCCACGGTCGCGGCGGGGAGCCTGTCGGTCCGGGACGGCGCACTGCTGGCGCTCGAGCGCGGAGCGGCGATGGCGGCCGCGTGCGCCGGCGCCCCCGGCACGATGACCGCGCTGCTCGGCCTCGACGACGAGACCGTCGAAGCGGTGCTCGCCGCCACGCCGGAGGTGACCGTCGCCAACCGCAACGCACCCGGTCAGGTCGTGCTGTCGGGTCCACACGCCGCCCTCGACGCGGCGGTCGAACGTGCACGCGAGGCCGGCGCTCGGGTGCTGCCGCTCACGGTCGAGGGCGCGTTCCACTCACCCGCGATGACGCCTGCCATGGTCCGCGTCGATGCGCACCTGCGCCGCACCGACCTCACCGATCCAGCCGTTGACCTCCTCAGCGGCGTCGACGCCCGGGTCCTCACGACGGGCGGTGCCGTCCGCCGCGGGTTGACCGAGGGCGTGCTCGCTCCCGTCCGGTGGCGCGAGGTACAGGATCGGCTCGCCACCTTCGACCTCGACCTGGTCGTCGAGGTCGGGCCTGGCGGCGTGCTCCGCGGGCTCGCCCGCCGGAGCCTGCGGGGAACCGACGCGATCTCGATCGACACGCCCCAGAGCCTGGCCAGCCTCGCCGACCGCCTGGCGGACCGGGCGCTGGTCCCCACAGGAGCGAACCGGTGA
- a CDS encoding RNA polymerase sigma factor, translating into MSADVHGRPLVRRPSTVNAPDEQSRPEPPEERFEQIYQAELATMQAWLRARTGSDADGDELAAETFARAYRGWHGFRGESTRRSWLWRIAHNTLKNWFRGRGRETVVPEARPTIAAEPADVATDQRAAVWEILGRIEGEQARRATYLRYVEGRSADEVGAELGITPGAVRTLTYRTLAALRHELEDHRG; encoded by the coding sequence GTGAGCGCTGACGTGCACGGCCGCCCACTCGTACGGCGGCCGTCAACCGTGAACGCCCCCGACGAGCAGTCCCGCCCCGAACCCCCCGAGGAGCGCTTCGAGCAGATCTACCAGGCCGAGCTGGCGACCATGCAGGCGTGGCTGCGGGCCCGCACCGGCAGCGACGCCGACGGCGACGAACTGGCGGCCGAGACCTTCGCCCGCGCCTACCGCGGCTGGCACGGCTTCCGCGGTGAGTCGACCCGCCGGTCGTGGCTGTGGCGCATCGCCCACAACACGCTCAAGAACTGGTTCCGCGGCCGCGGCCGGGAGACGGTCGTGCCCGAGGCACGACCGACCATCGCGGCCGAACCCGCTGATGTGGCCACCGACCAGCGTGCCGCCGTCTGGGAGATCCTCGGTCGTATCGAGGGTGAGCAGGCGCGCCGCGCGACCTACCTGCGCTACGTCGAGGGACGCAGCGCCGACGAGGTCGGCGCCGAACTCGGGATCACGCCCGGCGCGGTGAGGACCCTCACCTACCGCACGCTCGCCGCGCTCCGCCACGAGCTGGAGGACCATCGTGGCTGA
- a CDS encoding MATE family efflux transporter: MTPTQRRRRILGLAIPAIGTLVADPLLGLVDTAVAGRIGTAELGALGLAVAVLATVSWVFNFLVYGTTATVARAIGAGDREAAGRRVAHAGVVAASIGVAVAVLIAVVADPLVRALGAVEALVEPAVSYLRIRAVGVPFLLLGYVGHGAFRGVSDTRTPLVIVVVANVINGALDAVLVFGLGFGLGGVAWATVAAEVTAVVAFALLLRRVDLPLRGHGLPDRAQLRALAAISRDLFIRTGSLLLGLLAVTAAAARIGTVTAAAHQVLWQVWIMVSFLLDGFAIAAQAMVGTALGADDIEEARTTARELVRWGIVGGIAIATLLLVGVPVIPGLLTDEVAVLTAAGSVWWLAMGGPGTHRTCCAPAVMGPRRNPRSAARRRSLWGLHACGTGRRSPASHPSSAGLRTAARQVLGHRLRERRRKHVRDRQIELLGERLGEGGPTLGVTVLTGRLLGDRLLLGRRGRVLGERRDGDRPARQGDGGGCAGERLVGEHRISSCGWGECSQGAPRT; the protein is encoded by the coding sequence TTGACGCCGACGCAGCGGCGGCGGCGGATCCTCGGGCTCGCGATCCCGGCCATCGGCACGCTCGTCGCGGACCCGCTGCTGGGGCTGGTCGACACCGCGGTCGCGGGACGCATCGGGACCGCCGAGCTCGGGGCGCTCGGCCTGGCCGTCGCGGTGCTCGCCACGGTGAGCTGGGTGTTCAACTTCCTCGTCTACGGCACCACCGCGACGGTCGCGCGCGCGATCGGCGCGGGTGACCGAGAGGCCGCGGGTCGCCGCGTCGCGCACGCCGGTGTGGTCGCCGCGAGCATCGGCGTGGCGGTCGCCGTGCTCATCGCCGTCGTCGCGGATCCGCTCGTCCGGGCCTTGGGGGCGGTCGAGGCGCTGGTCGAACCGGCGGTCTCCTACCTGCGGATCCGCGCGGTGGGCGTGCCGTTCCTGCTTCTGGGCTACGTCGGGCACGGGGCCTTCCGGGGCGTCAGCGACACCCGCACCCCGCTGGTCATCGTCGTCGTCGCCAACGTCATCAACGGGGCGCTCGATGCCGTGCTCGTGTTCGGCCTGGGGTTCGGCCTCGGTGGCGTGGCGTGGGCCACGGTCGCGGCCGAGGTCACCGCCGTGGTGGCGTTCGCGCTGCTGCTGCGCCGCGTGGACCTCCCGCTCAGGGGCCACGGGCTGCCCGACCGCGCCCAGCTCCGTGCCCTCGCCGCCATCAGCCGCGACCTGTTCATCCGCACCGGATCGCTGCTCCTCGGTCTGCTCGCGGTCACCGCGGCGGCCGCGCGGATCGGCACGGTCACGGCTGCCGCCCACCAGGTGCTGTGGCAGGTGTGGATAATGGTGAGCTTCCTGCTCGACGGCTTCGCCATCGCAGCCCAGGCCATGGTCGGCACGGCGCTCGGGGCGGACGACATCGAGGAGGCTCGCACCACCGCCCGCGAGCTGGTGCGCTGGGGCATCGTCGGCGGCATCGCGATCGCCACGCTGCTGCTGGTGGGCGTGCCGGTGATCCCGGGGCTCCTCACCGACGAGGTGGCGGTACTCACGGCGGCCGGGTCGGTGTGGTGGCTGGCGATGGGCGGTCCTGGGACCCATCGGACGTGCTGCGCGCCAGCCGTGATGGGCCCGCGGCGCAACCCGCGATCAGCAGCACGCCGACGATCGCTGTGGGGACTGCACGCCTGCGGCACCGGTCGCCGATCACCTGCGAGCCATCCCTCCTCCGCCGGTCTGCGAACCGCCGCGCGGCAGGTCCTGGGCCACCGTCTTCGCGAACGGCGTCGCAAGCACGTCCGCGACCGGCAGATCGAGCTCCTCGGCGAGCGCCTCGGCGAAGGCGGCCCGACGCTGGGCGTGACGGTCCTCACGGGCCGTCTCCTCGGTGACCGACTCCTCCTGGGCCGGCGCGGTCGCGTCCTGGGCGAGCGCCGGGATGGCGACCGCCCCGCCCGCCAGGGCGATGGCGGCGGCTGCGCCGGCGAGCGTCTTGTGGGCGAGCATCGGATCTCCTCCTGCGGCTGGGGCGAGTGCTCACAAGGTGCGCCCCGAACCTGA
- a CDS encoding mechanosensitive ion channel family protein, with product MAPLAQELALFGSSSPWIAAALILVVGAALAAVVAALVNVVARKLLEDTREAGRVAGATFWVITGVTVLLAAGRLTGPRTTQLGLTDATRTFLVRLPDLFLALLIVVLAYVVAVALRSLLRRVLARYQPAAADILAPAGFWAVLILAALVAADQIGVEVRLVQGLLLLLIGGLVLAAALALGLGSRDLVGHIVAGRHAERIVGVGDEIDVAGFRGTVTAIGHASVRLATHDGEVEVPNRLLLDEVVIVLRRGGR from the coding sequence GTGGCCCCGCTGGCTCAGGAACTCGCGCTCTTCGGATCGTCCTCGCCGTGGATCGCCGCCGCGCTGATCCTCGTCGTCGGCGCGGCCCTCGCAGCCGTGGTCGCGGCGCTCGTCAACGTCGTCGCGCGCAAGCTGCTGGAGGACACCCGCGAAGCCGGGCGCGTCGCCGGGGCGACCTTCTGGGTCATCACCGGCGTCACCGTCCTCCTCGCGGCGGGGCGTCTGACGGGACCACGCACGACGCAGCTGGGGCTGACCGACGCCACCCGCACGTTCCTCGTGCGGCTGCCGGACCTGTTCCTCGCGCTGCTGATCGTCGTGCTCGCGTACGTCGTGGCCGTGGCGCTCCGGTCGCTGCTACGTCGGGTGCTCGCCCGCTACCAGCCCGCCGCCGCCGACATCCTCGCCCCGGCCGGCTTCTGGGCGGTGCTGATCCTGGCCGCCCTCGTCGCCGCCGACCAGATCGGCGTCGAGGTACGCCTGGTCCAGGGACTGCTGCTGCTGCTCATCGGGGGCCTCGTCCTCGCCGCGGCGCTGGCACTCGGACTGGGCTCACGCGACCTCGTGGGCCACATCGTCGCCGGCCGCCACGCCGAGAGGATCGTGGGCGTGGGGGACGAGATCGATGTCGCCGGTTTCCGCGGAACCGTGACGGCGATCGGTCACGCCAGCGTGCGTCTCGCGACGCACGACGGCGAGGTCGAGGTCCCCAACCGCCTCCTGCTCGACGAGGTCGTCATCGTGCTCCGGCGAGGCGGTCGGTGA
- a CDS encoding apolipoprotein A1/A4/E family protein → MAADTLAIISTQLVTMLGLLYFLVTRMDGLGRELRSEMGHLRAECLGDGTRTRDELRGDMGELRDELRGEIAQTRDELRGEIDRLGAHLGARIDRQTARIDAHIERHAG, encoded by the coding sequence GTGGCCGCTGACACGTTGGCGATCATCAGCACCCAGCTCGTGACGATGCTGGGGTTGCTGTATTTCCTCGTGACCCGGATGGACGGCCTCGGACGCGAGCTTCGATCCGAGATGGGGCATCTCCGCGCTGAGTGCCTAGGCGATGGCACCCGCACCCGCGACGAACTGCGCGGCGACATGGGCGAGCTGCGCGACGAGCTGCGCGGCGAGATCGCTCAGACCCGCGACGAACTCCGCGGCGAGATCGACCGGCTCGGTGCGCACCTGGGCGCACGCATCGACCGGCAGACGGCGCGCATCGACGCGCACATCGAGCGCCACGCGGGCTGA
- a CDS encoding amino acid ABC transporter ATP-binding protein: MEELRADAVKAGGTGEAVITMETVDKFFGDFQALEDISLVVGKQEVVVVIGPSGSGKSTLIRCINRLEHHDNGRIVVDGIELSDDVRNIQEIRRETGMVFQSFNLFPHLTVLENVTLAPRQVRKWPKKKAEEEGMRQLERVQIPEQAHKFPGQLSGGQQQRVAIARALAMQPKVMLFDEPTSALDPEMIKEVLDAMVELAESGMTMVVVTHEMGFARAVADRVVFMADGQIVEVGTPEHFFEDPQEDRTKLFLSQIL; encoded by the coding sequence ATGGAAGAGCTCCGCGCCGACGCGGTCAAGGCTGGCGGTACCGGAGAGGCCGTCATCACGATGGAGACCGTCGACAAGTTCTTCGGCGACTTCCAGGCGCTGGAGGACATCAGCCTCGTGGTCGGCAAGCAGGAGGTGGTGGTCGTCATCGGGCCATCGGGCTCGGGCAAGTCCACCTTGATCCGGTGCATCAACCGCCTGGAACACCACGACAACGGTCGCATCGTCGTCGACGGGATCGAGCTGTCGGACGACGTGCGCAACATCCAGGAGATCCGGCGCGAGACCGGCATGGTGTTCCAGTCGTTCAACCTCTTCCCGCACCTGACCGTGCTCGAGAACGTCACCCTCGCGCCCCGCCAGGTGCGCAAGTGGCCCAAGAAGAAGGCCGAGGAAGAGGGGATGCGCCAACTCGAACGGGTCCAGATCCCGGAGCAGGCGCACAAGTTCCCGGGCCAGCTCTCCGGCGGTCAGCAGCAACGCGTCGCCATCGCCCGGGCACTGGCGATGCAGCCCAAGGTCATGCTCTTCGACGAGCCCACCTCGGCGCTCGACCCCGAGATGATCAAGGAGGTGCTCGACGCGATGGTCGAGCTGGCCGAGTCGGGTATGACGATGGTCGTGGTCACCCACGAGATGGGCTTCGCCCGCGCCGTCGCGGACCGGGTCGTGTTCATGGCCGACGGCCAGATCGTCGAGGTCGGGACCCCCGAGCACTTCTTCGAGGACCCCCAGGAGGACCGCACCAAGCTCTTCCTCAGCCAGATCCTGTAA
- a CDS encoding amino acid ABC transporter permease, translating to MAGPMIDDAPKEPVVADETPLLPVPPRRLGTWAKENLFGSVKDTILTIVFGAILGWFTWKAITYAFFNARWEVIFDGPLHVYMVGGRFGDTGLEFANVWGAIFLVAAAGGWVGGLSVRAGAVPNWKRSLKIAAPALLGVGAVLAMTRTITPTLLVLATFAIGYATRWVVPRLPHGVARRSGWILTVLTVASFLVLTGGDPGNINRFGGLLLTVVVSAGGIVLSFPIGVVMALARRSSFPLIRPIAVGYIELIRGVPLITLLFMGQFALGFLFPPGMNAPGPIPRAIIVITLFTAAYVAEVVRGGLQSVPKGQTEAGQAVGLSPLKITRLIVLPQALRNSIPALIGQFISLLKDTSLLVVIGIQDLLGITEVVLGQLQFRSQGYQPETFAFVGLIYWVITFTMSRASQRLETRLGVGTR from the coding sequence ATGGCCGGCCCGATGATCGACGACGCGCCCAAGGAACCGGTGGTCGCGGACGAGACGCCGCTCCTCCCGGTGCCGCCTCGCAGGCTCGGCACGTGGGCCAAGGAGAACCTGTTCGGCAGTGTCAAGGACACGATCCTCACGATCGTGTTCGGGGCGATCCTCGGCTGGTTCACGTGGAAGGCCATCACCTACGCCTTCTTCAACGCGCGCTGGGAGGTCATCTTCGACGGCCCGCTCCACGTGTACATGGTGGGCGGGCGGTTCGGCGATACCGGCCTCGAGTTCGCCAACGTCTGGGGCGCGATCTTCCTCGTGGCCGCCGCGGGCGGTTGGGTCGGTGGCCTGTCCGTCCGCGCAGGAGCCGTGCCGAACTGGAAGCGCTCGCTCAAGATCGCCGCACCGGCGTTGCTCGGGGTCGGCGCCGTCCTCGCCATGACCCGCACCATCACCCCGACGCTGCTGGTGCTGGCGACGTTCGCGATCGGCTACGCGACGCGCTGGGTCGTGCCACGTCTACCTCACGGGGTCGCGCGGCGCTCCGGCTGGATCCTGACGGTGTTGACGGTCGCGTCCTTCCTGGTGCTGACGGGCGGTGACCCGGGGAACATCAACCGCTTCGGTGGACTGCTCCTTACGGTCGTCGTCTCCGCAGGTGGCATCGTCCTGAGCTTCCCGATCGGCGTCGTCATGGCGCTGGCGCGGCGCTCGTCCTTCCCCCTGATCCGGCCGATCGCCGTGGGCTACATCGAGCTGATCCGGGGCGTGCCGCTGATCACGCTGCTGTTCATGGGCCAGTTCGCCCTCGGGTTCCTGTTCCCGCCGGGTATGAACGCGCCCGGACCGATCCCGCGCGCGATCATCGTGATCACCCTGTTCACCGCCGCGTACGTGGCAGAGGTCGTGCGGGGCGGCCTGCAGTCGGTGCCGAAGGGCCAGACCGAGGCCGGCCAGGCCGTCGGACTGTCGCCGCTCAAGATCACGCGCCTGATCGTGCTGCCCCAGGCGCTGCGCAACTCGATCCCCGCCCTGATCGGGCAGTTCATCTCGCTGTTGAAGGACACCTCGCTGCTGGTGGTCATCGGGATCCAGGACCTGCTCGGCATCACCGAGGTCGTCCTCGGCCAGCTGCAGTTCCGGTCGCAGGGCTACCAGCCCGAGACCTTCGCGTTCGTGGGACTCATCTACTGGGTCATCACGTTCACGATGTCACGCGCCTCGCAGCGCCTCGAGACACGACTGGGAGTTGGGACGCGATGA
- a CDS encoding ABC transporter permease subunit, which produces MASATTVRPPLWRDIRVLRWVGQIIVAVAVIAFMLWIYNNVQTNLRRAGLPTGYGFLERPYGVDIPGSDFRPNQSIWQAFMVGYGNTIRVIAFGIPVCTILGILIGISRLSDNALVRAFGTVYVETFRNIPVLLWILLSFGPVLTLSLPVITEPLEPLGLAVFSNRGIFVPWFNFEVSIITVLVVIMIAMVTTALVVSWRGRVNEKTGRPSRGGLFGIVAFIAVILIGFFSLGTPTTGSVPSVEGRLVTGGINVFINYAALTLALTLYTASHVAEIVRGAIQAVHKGQGEAANALALNTYQRYRFVILPQAFRIMIPPLASQYLNLTKNSSLGVAIGFFEITRVYQTVANNAAPQIQAVTILMGLYLTFSLGISLIANIINRRLQLETR; this is translated from the coding sequence GTGGCGTCCGCCACCACGGTCCGGCCGCCGCTGTGGCGCGACATCCGCGTCCTGCGCTGGGTCGGGCAGATCATCGTCGCCGTCGCGGTGATCGCGTTCATGCTGTGGATCTACAACAACGTCCAGACCAACCTGCGACGTGCCGGCCTGCCGACCGGCTACGGCTTCCTCGAACGCCCCTACGGCGTCGACATCCCCGGCAGCGACTTCCGCCCCAACCAGTCCATCTGGCAGGCGTTCATGGTCGGGTACGGCAACACGATCCGCGTGATCGCGTTCGGTATCCCGGTCTGCACCATCCTCGGCATCCTCATCGGTATCTCCCGGTTGTCCGACAACGCCCTCGTACGCGCGTTCGGCACCGTCTACGTCGAGACCTTCCGCAACATCCCCGTCCTGCTGTGGATCCTGCTCTCGTTCGGCCCGGTCCTGACGTTGAGCCTGCCGGTGATCACCGAGCCGCTCGAGCCGCTCGGACTCGCGGTGTTCTCCAACCGCGGCATCTTCGTGCCCTGGTTCAACTTCGAGGTATCGATCATCACCGTGCTGGTGGTGATCATGATCGCCATGGTGACCACCGCTCTGGTCGTGAGCTGGCGCGGCAGGGTCAACGAGAAGACCGGCAGGCCGTCGCGGGGTGGCCTGTTCGGGATCGTGGCCTTCATCGCGGTCATCCTCATCGGCTTCTTCTCGCTGGGCACGCCCACGACCGGCAGCGTCCCCAGCGTGGAGGGCCGGCTCGTCACCGGCGGCATCAACGTCTTCATCAACTACGCCGCGCTGACTCTCGCGCTGACCCTCTACACCGCCAGCCACGTGGCCGAGATCGTCCGCGGGGCGATCCAGGCGGTCCACAAGGGCCAGGGTGAGGCGGCCAACGCCCTCGCGCTCAACACCTACCAGCGCTACCGCTTCGTCATCCTGCCCCAGGCGTTCCGGATCATGATCCCGCCGCTCGCCAGTCAGTACCTCAACCTGACCAAGAACTCGTCGCTGGGGGTGGCGATCGGCTTCTTCGAGATAACCCGTGTGTACCAGACGGTCGCCAACAACGCGGCTCCCCAGATCCAGGCCGTCACGATCCTGATGGGTCTGTACCTCACGTTCAGCCTCGGGATCTCGCTGATCGCGAACATCATCAACCGTCGCCTCCAGCTGGAGACGCGCTGA
- a CDS encoding amino acid ABC transporter substrate-binding protein, which translates to MRIRKSLKLPALLLAFGLVATACGGDDDDDTTTGGTDTESPTAVNGTDGTQASGQDGAGTSTLDVVRDRGSLRCGVNGQLAGFSLQEGGTYTGFDADYCKGVAAAILGDPEAVEFVDLTADTRFTALQSGEVDVLIRNTTWTVSRDSSLGLAFTATTFYDGQGMLVNADSEFQTLDDLQNTVICVQSGTTTELNLATVFAARQIEYEPLLLPDEEQITQQFEAGACDGYTTDKSGLASFKQTFAGGPDSVRILDETMSKEPLGPATRQGDDAFFDIVQWVVFATFQAEEFGLTSENIGTYDGDDPEILRFIGQGAGEDAQFESGLGIDEGWTVDVIEAIGNYQEIYDRNIVPLGLPEGQNQLYTEGGLHYPPPYR; encoded by the coding sequence GTGCGCATCCGGAAGTCACTCAAGCTCCCGGCCCTACTGCTCGCGTTCGGCCTCGTGGCCACGGCGTGCGGTGGGGACGATGACGACGACACCACCACCGGGGGGACCGACACCGAGTCCCCGACGGCGGTCAACGGCACCGACGGCACGCAGGCCTCGGGTCAGGACGGGGCGGGCACCAGCACACTCGATGTCGTCCGCGACCGCGGCTCGCTGCGCTGTGGCGTGAACGGCCAGCTCGCCGGCTTCTCGCTCCAGGAGGGCGGGACCTACACCGGCTTCGACGCCGACTACTGCAAGGGCGTCGCCGCGGCGATCCTCGGTGACCCCGAGGCGGTCGAGTTCGTGGATCTCACCGCGGACACGCGGTTCACCGCGTTGCAGTCGGGTGAGGTCGACGTGCTGATCCGCAACACGACGTGGACCGTCAGCCGTGACTCGTCGCTGGGTCTGGCGTTCACCGCCACGACCTTCTACGACGGACAGGGCATGCTGGTCAACGCCGACAGCGAGTTCCAGACCCTCGACGACCTGCAGAACACGGTGATCTGTGTCCAGTCGGGTACGACCACCGAGCTGAACCTCGCCACCGTGTTCGCGGCGCGCCAGATCGAGTACGAGCCGCTGCTGCTGCCCGACGAGGAGCAGATCACCCAGCAGTTCGAGGCCGGCGCGTGCGACGGCTACACCACCGACAAGTCGGGTCTCGCCTCGTTCAAGCAGACCTTCGCGGGTGGTCCGGACTCGGTCCGGATCCTCGACGAGACCATGTCGAAGGAGCCGCTCGGCCCCGCGACACGTCAGGGCGACGATGCCTTCTTCGACATCGTGCAGTGGGTCGTGTTCGCGACCTTCCAGGCGGAGGAGTTCGGGCTGACGTCGGAGAACATCGGCACCTACGATGGTGACGACCCCGAGATCCTGCGCTTCATCGGCCAGGGCGCGGGCGAGGACGCGCAGTTCGAATCGGGCCTCGGCATCGACGAGGGCTGGACCGTCGACGTCATCGAGGCGATCGGCAACTACCAGGAGATCTACGACCGCAACATCGTGCCGCTGGGCCTGCCCGAGGGCCAGAACCAGCTGTACACCGAGGGTGGCCTGCACTACCCGCCGCCCTACCGTTGA